A single region of the Hyphomicrobiales bacterium genome encodes:
- the metI gene encoding L-methionine/D-methionine ABC transporter membrane subunit has translation MSPEIIRLIAASTLDTLYMVAVATAIGTLIGLPLGVFLATSKRGELLSAPLANSVLGIIVNATRSTPFIILTVSIIPFTRLVAGTSIGTTAAIVPLAVAATPFIARLVEGSIREVDQGLIEAARAMGASPLQILAKVLVPEALPGIVLGLTLAIVSLIGFSAIVGVVGGGGLGDLGIRYGYQRFMPDVMAAVVLVLILLVQGIQSLGDALSRKLNKRVRHG, from the coding sequence ATGTCGCCTGAAATCATTCGCCTGATCGCCGCGTCGACGCTTGATACGCTCTACATGGTCGCGGTCGCCACCGCGATCGGCACCCTCATCGGCCTGCCGCTCGGCGTGTTCCTGGCCACGAGCAAGCGCGGCGAACTGCTGTCGGCTCCCCTCGCCAACAGTGTCCTTGGCATCATCGTGAATGCCACGCGCTCGACACCCTTCATCATTCTGACCGTGTCGATCATCCCGTTCACCCGCCTTGTCGCGGGCACGTCGATCGGCACCACGGCGGCCATCGTCCCCCTCGCGGTGGCCGCCACCCCGTTCATCGCTCGCCTCGTCGAAGGCTCCATCCGCGAGGTCGACCAGGGGCTGATCGAGGCGGCCCGCGCGATGGGCGCGAGCCCGCTGCAGATCCTCGCCAAGGTGCTGGTGCCGGAGGCTTTGCCCGGCATCGTGCTTGGCCTGACGCTCGCCATCGTCAGCCTGATCGGCTTCTCCGCCATCGTCGGCGTGGTCGGCGGCGGCGGCCTCGGCGATCTCGGTATCCGCTATGGCTACCAGCGCTTCATGCCGGACGTGATGGCCGCAGTCGTCCTCGTCCTCATCCTTCTCGTGCAGGGCATCCAGAGCCTCGGCGATGCCCTGTCGCGCAAACTCAACAAGCGCGTGCGCCACGGCTGA
- the cysW gene encoding sulfate/thiosulfate ABC transporter inner membrane subunit CysW, with product MASVSLSTGSLARPRQAARVATTEAPIARWLLIAVTLCFLALFLLLPLLAVFSQAFAAGIGAYWVALREPDALAAIRLTLLVAAIAVPLNLVFGIAASWAITKFEFRGKSFLITLIDLPFSVSPVVAGLIYVLLFGAQGFLGPYLKSHGLQIIFAVPGIVLATVFVTFPFVARELIPLMQQQGTSDEEAALTLGASGFTAFRTVTLPNIRWALLYGVLLCNARAMGEFGAVSVVSGRIRGLTNTMPLQVEILYNEYNIVAAFAVASLLALLALVTLAGKSILEWQYGNSLDAQH from the coding sequence ATGGCGAGCGTGAGCCTGTCCACCGGCAGCCTGGCGCGGCCGCGTCAGGCCGCGCGTGTCGCGACGACCGAGGCGCCGATAGCGCGCTGGCTGCTGATCGCCGTCACGCTGTGCTTCCTCGCGCTGTTCCTGCTGCTGCCTCTGCTCGCGGTCTTCTCGCAGGCATTCGCGGCGGGCATCGGCGCCTATTGGGTGGCGTTGCGCGAGCCCGACGCGCTGGCGGCCATTCGCCTCACGCTGCTGGTGGCGGCGATCGCGGTGCCCCTCAATCTCGTCTTTGGGATCGCGGCATCCTGGGCCATCACCAAATTCGAATTTCGCGGCAAGAGCTTCCTGATCACGCTCATCGATCTGCCATTCTCGGTATCCCCCGTGGTCGCGGGCCTGATCTATGTGCTCCTGTTCGGGGCTCAGGGCTTTCTCGGGCCCTACCTCAAATCCCATGGCTTGCAGATCATCTTTGCGGTTCCGGGGATCGTCCTCGCCACCGTCTTCGTGACTTTTCCCTTTGTGGCGCGCGAGCTCATTCCCCTCATGCAGCAACAAGGCACGAGCGACGAAGAGGCTGCGCTGACGCTAGGCGCATCCGGCTTCACGGCCTTCCGCACCGTGACGCTGCCCAATATCCGCTGGGCGCTCCTCTATGGCGTGCTGCTTTGCAACGCGCGCGCCATGGGGGAATTCGGCGCCGTCTCGGTTGTCTCTGGCCGCATTCGGGGGCTTACCAACACCATGCCGCTGCAGGTGGAGATTCTCTACAATGAATATAACATCGTCGCGGCCTTCGCCGTTGCTTCGCTCCTCGCTCTCCTCGCCCTTGTCACTCTCGCAGGGAAATCAATTCTCGAATGGCAATATGGTAACAGCCTCGACGCTCAGCACTAA
- a CDS encoding Class 3 adenylate cyclase, whose product MVGFLVWTALYCVLAVLAHNYGAIANDITVLWPAGGVALYLMLRYGRANLLMGLGPTITGGLLAAIITTLQKNEPTFGFFLTEVLLISAAIIGAISGAAMCRLFSQNWNGPKDPFSHPRSMVILLAAGCEAFAFGSALVGTTILRSSLAFRGIEPFGGATDFIGSFIPWLIGDLASCVMVTPALIAWSQPGRWERPPATVLTLWGLTILTAIAALFVNLPAMVENAAMLLLIGPALAAAAFSTRPRLFCAIVLTTASLTLMVVGSHDGDSNFELPILLLLAQLYILTVTSTQFVLYATVAESRRSAAERINLARHFSPNMVELVARLGRPFAKPRKLPATVLFCDIRNFTGFSEAAGPEETMELLRDFHKAMAKVIFAHHGTLDRFLGDGLMAVFGMPEPRSDDARRALACGFAMLEALDGINRSRAGRGLPEIAMGIGIHKGDVMLGDIGGEQALAITVVGDTVNAASRLQVLCRTYDAALIVSQEALEAARNCDGGAIPTVLGQLNLIGHTLLRGRSQETEIWGLTEAAASVPPPSGEPQSLARST is encoded by the coding sequence GTGGTCGGTTTTCTGGTTTGGACGGCACTATACTGTGTGCTCGCCGTCCTGGCACACAACTACGGGGCCATCGCCAACGACATCACGGTGTTGTGGCCGGCAGGCGGCGTCGCGCTTTATCTCATGCTGCGTTACGGTCGCGCCAACCTTCTTATGGGCCTCGGGCCGACGATCACCGGCGGTCTTCTCGCCGCCATCATAACGACCCTGCAGAAGAACGAGCCAACCTTCGGCTTCTTTCTGACAGAGGTGCTGCTCATCAGCGCGGCAATCATCGGCGCGATATCCGGCGCCGCCATGTGCAGGCTCTTCTCCCAAAACTGGAATGGCCCGAAGGACCCGTTCAGCCACCCGCGCAGCATGGTCATCCTTTTGGCAGCCGGCTGCGAGGCTTTCGCCTTCGGCAGCGCGCTGGTTGGGACCACGATACTGCGCAGTTCACTGGCCTTCAGGGGGATCGAGCCCTTCGGCGGAGCCACTGATTTCATAGGCAGCTTCATTCCCTGGCTCATCGGTGACCTCGCCAGTTGCGTCATGGTGACGCCAGCCTTGATCGCCTGGAGCCAGCCCGGACGGTGGGAGCGCCCACCGGCGACCGTCCTGACGCTTTGGGGCCTGACGATACTGACGGCGATCGCCGCGCTGTTCGTCAACCTGCCCGCCATGGTCGAGAATGCCGCCATGCTGCTGCTGATCGGCCCCGCGCTCGCGGCCGCGGCCTTTTCCACCAGACCCCGGCTCTTCTGCGCGATCGTGCTGACAACCGCCAGCCTGACCCTGATGGTGGTTGGCAGCCACGACGGCGACTCGAATTTCGAGCTTCCGATCCTCCTGCTGCTGGCGCAGCTCTACATCCTCACCGTCACGTCGACGCAATTCGTGCTCTATGCCACCGTGGCGGAAAGCCGGCGCAGCGCGGCCGAGCGCATCAATCTCGCACGCCATTTCTCGCCCAACATGGTGGAGCTCGTCGCACGCCTCGGCCGCCCCTTCGCAAAGCCACGCAAGCTGCCGGCGACGGTGCTGTTCTGCGACATCCGCAACTTCACCGGGTTTTCGGAAGCGGCGGGGCCCGAGGAGACGATGGAACTCCTGCGCGATTTCCACAAGGCGATGGCCAAGGTCATCTTCGCCCATCACGGCACGCTCGATCGCTTCCTCGGCGATGGGCTTATGGCGGTGTTCGGGATGCCTGAGCCGCGCAGTGACGACGCGCGACGGGCGCTCGCCTGCGGTTTTGCGATGCTGGAGGCACTCGATGGGATCAACCGGAGCCGCGCCGGACGCGGCCTGCCTGAAATCGCGATGGGAATCGGCATCCACAAGGGGGATGTGATGCTCGGTGACATCGGTGGAGAGCAGGCGCTCGCCATTACCGTTGTGGGCGACACGGTCAATGCCGCAAGCCGCCTGCAGGTGTTATGCCGAACCTACGATGCCGCGCTCATTGTCAGCCAGGAAGCGCTCGAAGCCGCACGCAACTGCGACGGCGGCGCCATCCCGACGGTCTTGGGCCAACTCAATCTTATCGGCCACACGCTCTTGCGCGGCCGCAGCCAGGAAACGGAGATCTGGGGCCTGACCGAAGCGGCGGCGTCAGTGCCGCCGCCGTCAGGAGAACCTCAGTCCTTGGCGCGCTCGACATAG
- the sbp gene encoding sulfate/thiosulfate ABC transporter periplasmic binding protein Sbp — MVTNTFKLSRRFVVALAAIGAASAVMPIAARAETVLLNVSYDPTRELYRDINAAFVADYEKKTGEKLTVRASHGGSGSQARTVIDGLDADVVTLALAADIDAIANRTDLIPKDWQKRLPNNSSPYTSTIVFLVRKGNPKGIKDWDDLIKPGVQVITPNPKTSGGARWNYLAAWGFELGRTKSEEKAKDFVAALFKNVPVLDTGARGSTITFAQRELGDVLLAWENEAFLASAEFGADKFDIIVPSISILAEPPVTLVDGNVDKKGTRKQAEAYLNFLYTPEAQAIIAKHKYRPSKPEFARKEDLAALPQIKLFTIDDVFGGWTKVQKEHFDNGGIFDQIVKVKR, encoded by the coding sequence ATGGTGACGAATACATTCAAGCTGTCGCGCCGCTTTGTCGTGGCGCTCGCGGCGATCGGTGCCGCATCCGCGGTCATGCCGATCGCGGCTCGCGCGGAGACGGTGTTGCTCAACGTTTCCTATGATCCGACGCGCGAACTCTATCGCGATATCAATGCCGCCTTCGTGGCGGACTACGAGAAGAAGACGGGCGAGAAGCTGACGGTTCGCGCCTCGCATGGCGGCTCCGGCTCGCAGGCGCGAACGGTCATCGATGGGCTCGATGCCGATGTCGTCACGCTCGCGCTGGCCGCGGATATCGATGCGATCGCCAATCGCACGGATCTCATTCCGAAGGACTGGCAAAAGCGTCTTCCGAACAATTCCTCGCCCTATACCTCGACCATCGTCTTCCTGGTGCGCAAAGGAAACCCGAAGGGCATCAAGGATTGGGATGATCTGATCAAGCCCGGCGTGCAGGTGATCACGCCCAACCCAAAGACCTCAGGCGGTGCGCGCTGGAACTATCTGGCGGCCTGGGGCTTCGAGCTGGGCCGAACCAAGAGTGAAGAGAAGGCGAAGGATTTCGTCGCGGCTCTCTTCAAGAACGTTCCCGTCCTCGATACGGGCGCGCGGGGCTCCACGATCACCTTCGCCCAGCGTGAGCTCGGCGATGTGCTGCTCGCCTGGGAAAACGAGGCGTTCCTGGCTTCGGCCGAGTTCGGTGCCGATAAATTCGACATCATCGTGCCATCGATCTCGATCCTGGCCGAGCCGCCCGTCACGCTCGTCGATGGCAACGTCGACAAGAAGGGCACGCGCAAGCAGGCCGAGGCTTATCTCAACTTCCTCTATACGCCCGAGGCCCAGGCGATCATTGCCAAGCACAAGTATCGGCCTTCCAAACCGGAATTCGCGCGCAAGGAAGATCTCGCCGCTTTGCCGCAGATCAAGCTCTTCACCATCGACGATGTCTTTGGCGGCTGGACGAAGGTGCAGAAGGAGCACTTCGACAACGGCGGCATCTTTGATCAGATCGTGAAGGTCAAGCGATGA
- the metN gene encoding L-methionine/D-methionine ABC transporter ATP binding subunit: MNALPFHPQEAAQPPLAADDAVVRFEGVAKTFAARSGQTAVAALEDIDLTVRRGSILGVIGRSGAGKSTLIRLVNGLEKPTAGRLLVDGTDVARLPEKELRQLRRSIGMIFQHFNLLSSRTVYDNVALPLEIAGASREEIRQRVSPLIELVGLADKRDRYPAELSGGQKQRVGIARALATRPKVLLSDEATSALDPETTHAILDLLATINAELKLTILLITHEMAVIRSIARDVAVIDNGRIVEKGDVFDLFTRPHHPTTRTFLAAESGRALPAYVAARLTAAAAPASQAVLRIIFRGSHATDPVLSQITRNFAIDINILGGTVDAIAGRPFGTLIVAVPDDTSLLQRITAFLTARGLDVETLGFIALGADQAPAEQAPVDATQNKGGHSHVA, from the coding sequence GTGAACGCTCTTCCATTTCATCCGCAGGAGGCCGCTCAGCCGCCGTTGGCCGCTGACGATGCCGTCGTGCGTTTCGAGGGCGTCGCCAAGACATTCGCCGCCCGCAGCGGCCAAACCGCGGTCGCGGCCCTCGAGGATATCGATCTTACCGTGCGCCGCGGCTCCATTCTCGGCGTCATCGGGCGCAGCGGCGCCGGCAAGTCCACATTGATCCGCCTTGTCAACGGGCTGGAAAAGCCGACGGCGGGCCGTCTCTTGGTCGATGGCACCGATGTCGCGCGCTTGCCGGAGAAGGAGCTGAGACAGCTCAGGCGATCGATCGGCATGATCTTCCAGCACTTCAACCTGCTGTCCTCACGCACCGTCTACGACAATGTCGCGCTGCCGCTCGAGATCGCCGGCGCCAGCCGCGAGGAGATCAGACAGCGGGTCAGTCCTCTCATCGAGCTCGTGGGCCTCGCCGACAAGCGGGACCGCTACCCGGCGGAGCTCTCCGGCGGTCAGAAGCAGCGCGTCGGCATCGCGAGGGCTTTGGCGACGCGCCCCAAGGTCCTGCTTTCGGATGAGGCGACGTCCGCGCTCGATCCCGAGACCACCCATGCGATCCTCGACCTGCTGGCGACGATCAATGCCGAGCTGAAGCTCACCATTCTCCTGATCACCCATGAGATGGCCGTCATCCGGAGCATCGCCCGCGACGTGGCAGTGATCGACAATGGCCGTATCGTCGAGAAGGGAGACGTGTTCGACCTCTTCACGAGGCCGCATCACCCGACGACGCGGACCTTCTTGGCCGCCGAGAGCGGCCGCGCCCTCCCCGCCTATGTCGCCGCACGATTGACCGCCGCGGCGGCTCCCGCCAGCCAGGCCGTGCTGCGCATCATTTTCAGGGGCTCGCATGCCACCGACCCGGTGCTATCACAGATCACCCGCAACTTCGCGATCGACATCAACATCCTCGGCGGCACGGTGGACGCCATTGCCGGACGGCCGTTCGGCACATTGATCGTCGCCGTGCCCGACGACACCAGCCTGCTCCAACGCATCACCGCCTTCCTCACGGCGCGCGGGCTCGATGTGGAGACGCTCGGCTTCATCGCGCTCGGCGCCGACCAAGCCCCCGCCGAGCAAGCCCCGGTGGATGCCACGCAGAACAAGGGGGGACACAGCCATGTCGCCTGA
- a CDS encoding Lysyl-tRNA synthetase-related protein, producing the protein MPMLPSFSPSPWWSREQHNRRRPALLMRQAIIRALREHFAAQDFVEVEAGVLQISPGNETHLHAFRTMLVGLDQGDTPLYLHTSPEFACKKLLAAGETRIFDIARVFRNRERSPLHHPEFTMLEWYRAGAGYESLMADCADILALAAEAATTDVFRYRDLTADPHASPERLSVVEAFARHADIDLAAVLPGEDPAGARDAFAAAARAAGLRVADDDGWSDIFSRVISERVEPRLGDGRATILYDYPVGEAALARRKPEDPRFAERFELYVCGVELANAFGELTDAEEQRSRFVHDMDEKERIYGERYPLDEDFLAALAAMPPASGIALGLDRLVMLAVGARRIEDVLWTPMP; encoded by the coding sequence ATGCCCATGTTGCCGTCGTTCTCGCCATCGCCCTGGTGGTCCCGCGAACAGCACAACCGCCGTCGTCCAGCCCTTCTCATGCGCCAGGCGATCATCCGCGCCCTGCGTGAACACTTCGCGGCGCAGGATTTCGTCGAGGTCGAAGCCGGCGTTCTTCAGATCTCGCCGGGCAACGAAACGCATCTGCACGCCTTTCGCACCATGCTCGTCGGCCTGGACCAGGGCGATACGCCGCTCTACCTGCATACGTCGCCGGAATTCGCCTGCAAGAAGCTGCTGGCCGCCGGCGAGACGCGGATCTTCGATATCGCCCGCGTCTTCCGCAACCGGGAGCGCAGCCCCCTGCATCATCCCGAATTCACGATGCTGGAATGGTACCGTGCCGGGGCCGGCTATGAAAGCCTGATGGCCGATTGCGCCGACATTCTGGCGCTCGCCGCCGAGGCCGCGACCACCGACGTCTTCCGGTATCGCGACCTCACGGCCGATCCGCACGCAAGCCCGGAGCGCCTCTCGGTCGTGGAGGCCTTCGCCCGCCACGCCGACATCGATCTCGCGGCCGTTCTGCCAGGAGAGGATCCGGCCGGCGCCCGTGATGCCTTCGCAGCCGCGGCTCGCGCCGCGGGCCTGCGCGTCGCGGATGACGATGGCTGGAGCGACATCTTCAGCCGCGTCATCAGCGAACGCGTCGAACCCCGGCTCGGAGACGGGCGCGCCACCATTCTCTACGACTATCCCGTGGGCGAGGCCGCCCTCGCCCGCCGTAAGCCCGAGGATCCACGCTTCGCGGAGCGCTTCGAACTCTATGTCTGCGGCGTCGAACTGGCCAATGCCTTCGGCGAACTGACGGACGCCGAGGAGCAGCGCAGCCGTTTCGTCCACGACATGGACGAGAAGGAGCGCATCTATGGCGAGCGTTATCCGCTCGACGAGGATTTCCTGGCGGCACTGGCCGCGATGCCACCCGCAAGCGGCATCGCGCTGGGCCTCGACCGGCTGGTGATGCTGGCGGTCGGCGCGCGCCGCATCGAGGACGTGCTCTGGACACCCATGCCCTGA
- the metQ gene encoding L-methionine/D-methionine ABC transporter membrane anchored binding protein codes for MKFSFSTLAVAAGLAFAATSLSAQAETIKIGVTPGPHAQILEAVKPIAAKQGVTIEIVEFSDYVVPNQALDSGDIQANSFQHAPFLDNQKADRGFKIDNVASTVTFPLSIYSKKYKSWNDIPEGSTIAIQNDPTNGGRSLLLLQSKGLIKLKDGVGFKPSPLDITDNPKKLKFLEIEAAQTPRTLDDVAAASINTNYATSAGIDPSAIILTEDSKGPYVNIIAVRSVDKDKPWVKILVDSYHTPEVKNFIEKTFKGSVLASW; via the coding sequence ATGAAATTCTCGTTCTCAACCCTCGCCGTCGCGGCCGGCCTTGCATTCGCGGCGACATCCCTGTCCGCCCAGGCGGAGACGATCAAGATCGGCGTGACGCCGGGCCCGCATGCGCAGATCCTGGAAGCGGTGAAGCCCATTGCCGCCAAGCAGGGCGTCACAATCGAGATCGTCGAATTCTCCGACTATGTCGTGCCCAATCAGGCGCTCGATTCCGGTGACATCCAGGCCAACTCGTTCCAGCACGCGCCTTTCCTCGACAACCAGAAAGCCGATCGAGGCTTCAAGATCGACAACGTCGCATCCACGGTGACCTTTCCCCTCAGCATCTATTCCAAGAAATACAAGTCCTGGAACGATATTCCCGAAGGCTCCACCATCGCTATCCAGAACGACCCGACCAATGGTGGACGTAGCCTGCTGCTTCTCCAGTCCAAGGGGCTGATCAAGCTGAAGGATGGCGTCGGCTTCAAGCCGAGCCCGCTCGACATCACCGACAATCCGAAAAAGCTGAAGTTCCTGGAAATCGAGGCCGCTCAAACCCCGCGCACCCTTGACGACGTGGCGGCTGCCTCGATCAACACCAACTATGCGACTTCGGCCGGTATCGATCCCTCGGCGATCATCCTCACCGAAGATTCCAAAGGTCCCTACGTGAACATCATCGCGGTCCGTAGCGTCGACAAGGACAAGCCTTGGGTGAAGATACTTGTCGACAGCTACCACACGCCCGAAGTGAAAAACTTCATCGAAAAGACCTTCAAAGGCTCCGTACTCGCAAGCTGGTAG
- the cysA gene encoding Sulfate/thiosulfate import ATP-binding protein CysA: MVTASTLSTKAGHPPAGMIRVVGIAKDFGGDAALRGVDLDIAPGELVALLGPSGSGKTTLLRIIAGLEDASAGQVFFGPDDATRLSVQERRVGFVFQHYALFRHMTVFDNVAYGLKVRPRAERPSRAEIRERVLSLIDLVQLGGLERRYPSQLSGGQRQRVALARALAVEPRVLLLDEPFGALDAKVRKELRRWLREIHDRTGHTTVFVTHDQDEAMELADRVAILNKGRLEQVGTADEVYEDPASAFVMSFVGDTVSLPVAVRAGRIFLGDTPLEADVADAPDGPAALYLRPSNLAVTRCDEAGVLGGTVVTVRRTANGRRAEVLTDVGAASVEVELPSGKALAPGERVGLHILKARLFPIP, from the coding sequence ATGGTAACAGCCTCGACGCTCAGCACTAAGGCGGGGCATCCGCCCGCGGGGATGATCCGCGTTGTGGGGATAGCCAAGGATTTCGGAGGGGACGCGGCGCTTCGGGGCGTCGACCTCGACATCGCGCCGGGCGAGCTCGTCGCTCTGCTGGGGCCCTCCGGTTCGGGCAAGACGACCCTGCTGCGCATCATCGCGGGCTTGGAGGATGCCAGCGCCGGTCAGGTGTTCTTCGGGCCGGACGATGCCACGCGCCTGTCCGTGCAGGAGCGTCGCGTCGGCTTCGTCTTCCAGCATTATGCGTTGTTCCGGCACATGACGGTTTTCGACAATGTCGCCTATGGCCTGAAGGTGCGACCGCGCGCGGAGCGCCCGTCCAGGGCGGAGATTCGCGAGCGGGTGCTCTCGCTGATCGACCTCGTGCAGCTCGGCGGCCTGGAGCGCCGCTATCCCTCCCAGCTCTCGGGCGGGCAACGACAGCGTGTCGCGCTGGCGCGGGCGCTGGCGGTCGAGCCACGCGTGCTCCTGCTCGACGAGCCCTTCGGCGCGCTGGATGCCAAGGTGCGCAAGGAACTGCGCCGCTGGCTGCGCGAGATCCACGATCGAACCGGCCATACCACTGTTTTCGTAACGCACGACCAGGATGAGGCGATGGAGCTTGCCGACCGGGTCGCCATCCTCAACAAGGGGCGGCTGGAACAGGTGGGTACTGCCGATGAGGTCTATGAAGACCCTGCCTCCGCCTTCGTGATGTCCTTCGTCGGTGACACCGTGAGCCTGCCGGTGGCAGTGCGCGCCGGCCGCATCTTCCTTGGCGATACACCGCTGGAAGCGGACGTGGCTGACGCGCCGGACGGGCCGGCAGCCCTTTATCTGCGCCCGTCGAACCTGGCCGTGACCCGTTGCGATGAGGCCGGTGTTCTCGGTGGGACCGTCGTGACAGTTCGCCGCACGGCCAATGGCCGTCGTGCCGAGGTGCTGACGGATGTCGGCGCGGCATCGGTCGAGGTCGAACTGCCCAGCGGCAAGGCGCTCGCACCTGGCGAGCGCGTCGGGCTGCATATTCTGAAGGCACGCCTCTTTCCCATCCCCTAA
- a CDS encoding conserved hypothetical protein (Evidence 4 : Unknown function but conserved in other organisms), with translation MYDSYLIEVAGRPAGIVARDTHGYRFHASARPFYSLNGQVFADPWAAQKAAQRHLNGVGRRNVPHRID, from the coding sequence ATGTACGACAGTTATCTCATCGAGGTCGCCGGGCGGCCCGCGGGCATCGTTGCGCGCGACACCCATGGCTATCGCTTCCATGCGTCCGCGCGTCCGTTCTACAGCTTGAACGGTCAGGTCTTCGCCGACCCGTGGGCTGCACAGAAGGCAGCGCAGCGCCATCTCAACGGGGTCGGACGGCGCAACGTCCCGCACCGTATCGACTGA
- the efp gene encoding Elongation factor P, whose protein sequence is MKVIASSVRKGNILEVDGALYAVLSAESFFPGKGTPTTQIDMRRLSDGVKTSQRYRTTEQVERAYVEDREHTYLYQDGADYVFMNPESFEQITVVADVLGDQAVYLQEGMACMVSIYDGVAVAIELPQRVVLEVMETEPTVKGQTASSSYKPAQMSNGIRVMVPPHIGVGTRIVVMTADNTYVERAKD, encoded by the coding sequence GTGAAGGTTATCGCGAGCTCCGTGCGCAAAGGCAACATTCTCGAGGTGGACGGGGCGCTGTATGCCGTGCTCTCGGCCGAGAGCTTCTTTCCCGGCAAGGGAACGCCGACCACCCAGATCGACATGCGTCGCCTCTCTGACGGGGTGAAGACCTCTCAGCGCTACCGCACGACCGAGCAGGTCGAGCGCGCCTATGTCGAGGATCGCGAGCACACCTATCTTTACCAGGATGGTGCCGACTACGTCTTCATGAACCCGGAAAGCTTCGAGCAGATCACGGTGGTGGCCGACGTGCTCGGTGACCAGGCGGTCTATCTGCAGGAAGGCATGGCCTGCATGGTGTCGATCTACGACGGCGTCGCCGTCGCCATCGAGCTGCCGCAGCGTGTCGTGCTCGAGGTTATGGAAACCGAGCCGACCGTTAAGGGCCAGACCGCTTCCTCATCCTACAAGCCGGCCCAGATGTCGAACGGCATCCGCGTGATGGTGCCGCCGCATATCGGCGTTGGCACCCGCATCGTTGTGATGACGGCCGACAATACCTATGTCGAGCGCGCCAAGGACTGA
- the cysU gene encoding sulfate/thiosulfate ABC transporter inner membrane subunit CysU: MTLAGARSPSFRHWRAPSALPGFGIAFGYTLVYLALIVLIPMAGLVLKAASLGVAGLIDIITEERTLAALRTSFGVSLAAAGCASVFGLAIAWVLTRYHFPGRRLIDAMVDLPFALPTAVAGIALGAIYAPNGWVGAQLAPFGIKVAFTPLGIFVALVFVSLPFAVRTVQPLIEEIDRELEEASATLGASRLQTVWRVMLPPLVPAVLTGFALGFARAVGEYGSVIFVAGNLPYVSEIAPLLIVIKLEEFDYAGATAIALIMLVISFSSLLAINLVQAWSRRRFGHV, from the coding sequence ATGACACTGGCCGGGGCTCGCAGTCCATCGTTTCGCCACTGGCGGGCGCCGAGCGCGCTTCCCGGCTTTGGCATCGCTTTCGGCTACACGCTTGTCTATCTGGCCTTGATCGTCCTCATTCCAATGGCGGGGCTCGTCCTCAAGGCGGCCTCGCTCGGTGTTGCGGGGCTCATCGACATCATCACCGAGGAGCGGACGCTTGCCGCTCTCCGGACGAGCTTCGGCGTGTCGCTCGCGGCCGCAGGCTGCGCGAGCGTGTTCGGCCTCGCCATCGCCTGGGTTTTGACCCGTTACCATTTCCCCGGTCGCCGGCTGATCGATGCGATGGTGGACCTGCCCTTCGCGCTCCCGACAGCCGTCGCCGGCATCGCGCTCGGCGCGATCTATGCGCCGAACGGCTGGGTCGGGGCGCAGCTGGCGCCTTTCGGCATCAAGGTGGCCTTCACGCCGCTCGGCATCTTCGTCGCGCTTGTCTTTGTCAGCCTTCCCTTCGCGGTGCGCACCGTGCAGCCTTTGATCGAGGAGATCGACAGGGAACTCGAGGAAGCGTCCGCGACGCTCGGCGCCAGCCGTCTGCAAACCGTGTGGCGGGTTATGCTGCCACCGCTCGTGCCGGCCGTGCTCACGGGGTTCGCACTGGGCTTTGCGCGGGCCGTCGGCGAATATGGCTCGGTCATCTTCGTCGCGGGCAACCTGCCTTACGTGTCCGAGATCGCTCCGCTCCTCATCGTCATCAAGCTCGAGGAATTCGACTATGCCGGCGCGACGGCGATCGCGCTGATCATGCTCGTGATCTCCTTTTCGAGCCTGCTCGCCATCAATCTCGTTCAGGCCTGGAGCCGGCGGAGGTTCGGCCATGTCTAG
- a CDS encoding hypothetical protein (Evidence 5 : Unknown function): MLFAGPPGRWRERRQHGHFEGIRSVFSVRDMALAVKIGIVHRNLVALVA; the protein is encoded by the coding sequence GTGCTGTTCGCGGGACCACCAGGGCGATGGCGAGAACGACGGCAACATGGGCATTTTGAAGGGATCCGGAGCGTTTTTTCAGTGCGGGATATGGCGCTTGCCGTCAAGATCGGTATTGTGCACCGAAATTTAGTTGCATTGGTGGCTTGA